The region CGGGCGCCCTGATCCATATCTACACCGACGGCAGCATCCACCTGAACCACGGCGGCACCGAGATGGGCCAGGGCTTGAACACCAAGGTCGCGCAAGTGGTGGCCGAAGTGTTCCAGGTGGAAATCGACCGCGTACAAATCACCGCCACCAACACCGACAAAGTGCCCAACACTTCGCCGACCGCGGCCTCCAGCGGCGCCGACTTGAATGGCAAGGCTGCGCAGAACGCCGCCGAAACCATCAAGCAACGGCTGGTGGAATTTGCCGCGCGCAAGTACGACGTGAGCGAAGCGGACGTGGAATTCCACAACGGCCATGTGCGCGTGCGCGACCAGATCCTGACCTTTGAAAGCCTGATTCAGCAGGCGTATTTCGCCCAGGTCTCGCTGTCGAGCACCGGGTTCTACAAGACGCCGAAAATCTTTTATGACCGCAGCCAGGCAAAGGGTCGGCCGTTCTATTACTTCGCGTTCGGCGCGGCCTGCTGCGAAGTGATCGTCGACACCCTGACCGGCGAATACAAGATGCTGCGCACCGACATCCTCCACGACGTGGGCGCCTCGCTGAACCCGGCCATCGACATCGGCCAGGTCGAAGGCGGCTTCATCCAGGGCATGGGCTGGCTGACCATGGAGGAACTGGTATGGAACAACAAGGGTAAGTTGATGACCAATGGCCCGGCCAGTTACAAGATCCCGGCCGTGGCGGATATGCCGCTGGACCTGCGCGTGAAGCTGGTGGAAAACCGCAAGAACCCGGAAGACACGGTGTTCCATTCCAAGGCTGTGGGTGAGCCGCCGTTTATGCTCGGGATCGCCTCGTGGTGTGCGATCAAGGATGCGGTGGCGAGTTTGGGTGAGTATCGCCATCAGCCGAAGATCGATGCACCGGCCACGCCGGAGCGGGTGTTGTGGGGCTGTGAGCAGATGCGGCAGTTGCAGGCGGCGAAGGCTGTTGAGACTGACGCCGAGATGGCTTCGCTTTAGGACCGAGGTGCTGCCATCGCGGGCAAGCCAGCTCCCACATTTGACGGTGTTCACACTCAAAAAAGTGGGAGCGGGCTTGCCCGCGATAGCGGCCTCACAGACACCACAAGAGGTGACTATGAACAACTGGATCAGCGCCCTCGCCGACCTGCAGAACCTAGGTGAACCCTGCGTGCTGGTGACCATCATCGAAGAGCTCGGCTCCACGCCGCGCAATGCCGGCTCCAAGATGGTGATCAGCGCCGCGCAGACCTTCGACACCATCGGTGGCGGGCACTTGGAATACAAGGCGATGCAGATCGCCCGCGACATGCTCGTGCGTGGCCAGCAGAACACCCATCTGGAGCGCTTCAGCCTCGGCGCGAGCCTTGGCCAGTGCTGCGGTGGCGTGACCGTGCTGCTGTTCGAACCCATGGGCCAGGTACAGGCGCAGATCGCCGTATTTGGCGCCGGCCATGTCGGTCGCGCGCTGGTGCCACTGTTGGCGAGCTTGCCGTGCCGGGTCCGCTGGATCGACTCCCGTGACCAGGAGTTTCCGGAACATATCCCCCAAGGCGTGCGTAAAATCGTCAGCGAAGAGCCGGTCGACGAAATTGCCGACCTGCCGGCAGGCAGTTACTGCATCGTCATGACCCACAATCATGCGCTGGACCTGGAACTGACCGCGGCACTGCTCAAGCGCAATGACTTTGCTTACTTCGGCTTGATCGGTTCAAAGACCAAGCGGGTCAAGTTCGAACACCGCCTGCGTGACCGCGGCTTCGATACCGCACAGTTGCAACGCATGCGCTGCCCCATGGGCCTCACCGAGGTGAAGGGCAAATTACCGGTGGAGATCGCCATCTCCATCGCCGGCGAAATCATTGCCACCTATAACGCGAATTTCGGCCAGCACACCGCGAGCGCCGAACCCATTGCCAAACTGCTGCCGGTATCACGCCGCAGCCAAGCTATCAGTTGAGATGACCATGCCTTTGACTCGCAAAGCCTACCGTGCCGCCATCCTGCACAGCATCGCCGACCCTGCTGAAGTAGGGATCGAAGCCTCCTACGAGTATTTCGAAGACGGCCTGCTGGTGATCGATAACGGCCAGATCAGTGCCTTGGGCCATGCCAGCGATTTGCTGCCGACGCTGCCCGCCGATATCGACGTCACCCATTACCAGGATGCGCTGATCACACCGGGCCTGATCGACACCCACATCCACCTGCCGCAAACCGGCATGGTCGGCGCCTATGGCGAGCAACTGCTGGATTGGCTCAACACTTACACCTTCCCGTGTGAAAGCCAGTTCGCCGATAAGGCCCATGCCGAAGAAGTCGCGGACATCTTCATCAAGGAACTGCTGCGCAACGGCACCACCACCGCGCTGGTGTTCGGCAGCGTGCACCCGCAGTCGGTGAATTCATTCTTTGAAGCGGCCGAGAAACTCGACCTGCGCATGATCGCCGGCAAGGTGATGATGGACCGCAACGCACCGGACTACCTGACCGACACCGCCGAATCCGGCTACCAGGAAAGCAAGGCGCTGATCGAGCGCTGGCACGGCAAGGGCCGTTTGCACTACGCGGTCACGCCGCGCTTCGCACCGACCAGCACCCCTGAACAACTGACACTGGCCGGGCAACTGCTGGGCGAGTACCCGGACCTGTACATGCAGACTCACATCAGTGAAAACCTGCAGGAAGTGCAGTGGGTGAAGGAGCTGTTCCCGGAGCGCAAAGGCTATCTGGATGTGTACGACCACTACAAACTGCTGGGCGAGCGCTCGGTGTTTGCCCATGGTGTGCACCTGTGTGACGACGAGTGCGCGCGGCTCGCAGAAACGGGTTCGGCCGTAGCGTTCTGCCCAACGTCGAACTTCTTCCTCGGCAGTGGTTTGTTCAACCTGCCGATGGCCGAGAAGCACAAACTGAACGTGGGCCTGGGCACGGACGTGGGCGGCGGTACCAGCTTCTCGCTGCTGCAAACGTTGAACGAAGCCTACAAGGTCATGCAGTTGCAGGGCGCGCGGTTGAGCCCGTTCAAGTCGCTGTACCTGGCCACGTTGGGCGGTGCGCGGGCACTGCGCCTGGAAGACAAGATCGGCACTTTGCAGCCGGGCACCGATGCGGACTTTTTGGTACTGGATTACAACGCCACGCCGCTGCTGAGCTATCGCTTGAAGCAAGCCAATAATATTGCCGAGACGTTGTTTGTGTTGATGACGCTGGGGGATGATCGGGCGGTGTTGCAGACGTATGCAGCGGGTCAGCTCGTGCACCAGCGCTAAGTTCAGGGCCGCCATAAATCAATGTGGGAGCTGGCTTGTGTGGGAGCTGGCTTGCCTGCGATAGCATCACCGCGGTGTAACTGATACACCTCGGTGACTGCATCGCGGGCAAGCCCGCTCCCACATTTTTAGTCCCAGGCGAACCTGGAAAATTACAGTTTTACTGAAGAACGCCCTGGCTTCTTGGTCTGCAACAAATGCGAGAACACTGCATGCAAATCATCCGACGCGCTTTCCTCATCGAGGTTGAGCTTGCTGTCGATGTGATCCATGTGATGCATCATCAGATTCACCGCCAGCGTCGCGTCCCGTGCTTCGATCGCATCGATCAGCTGAGTGTGCTCATCGTAGGAACAGTGCGAGCGGTTGCCGCTTTCGTACTGGGCGATGATCAACGATGTCTGGGAAACCAGGCTGCGCTGGAAGCTGATCAGCGGCGCATTCTTCGCCGCTTCGGCCAGCTTGAGGTGGAATTCGCCGGAAAGACGGATACCCGCACCGCGATCACCGCGTGAAAAGCTGTCGCGCTCGTCGTTGACCATCTGGCGCAACTCGGCCAGTTGCTCAGCCGTGGCGTGTTGCACCGCCAATTCAGTGATCGCCCGCTCGACCAGACGCCGGGCCAGGAACACCTGGCGCGCTTCTTCTACACTTGGGCTCGCCACCACCGCGCCGCGATTGGGCCGCAGCAACACCACGCCCTCATGGGCCAGGCGCGACAGCGCGCGGCGAATGATGGTGCGGCTGACGCCGAAGATTTCGCCCAGTGCCTCTTCACTCAATTTGGTTCCGGGCGCCAGGCGTTGTTCGAGGATCGCCTCGAAGATATGCGCATAGACGATATCGTCCTGGGTTCCGCTGCGACCGGCCTTGCCGGCTCGCGGTTGTTTCTTGAGAGGTTGCAACTGTTCGTTCATGGGCACTCGGGTAGGGAGAACGGCGGCGAATTAACGGTAATACGGCAACAGCGTGTCGCTGGCAAGTATCACCTAAAAACAGGGCACATTGTACACAACCGAGTGCGCCAACACACTGTACGGCTGTTTGCGGCCTCGGCTGTATTGCAATGAGTCGTTACGTTTGAGTTTAGGCTTGAATCCGGGCCTTCACCGGCAAACACCCAGGTAAAAGGAACACCCCCTCCATGACTGACGCCATCCAAGCGCCCTTGCGCCCGCTGGCCGACACTTCAACGTCGGCCGTCGTCGCCGGCTTCATCGCCATGATGACCGGCTATACCAGCTCCCTGGTGTTGATGTTCCAGGCCGGACAAGCCGCCGGCTTGACCACCGCGCAGATTTCCTCGTGGATCTGGGCCATCTCGATCGGCATGGCGGTGTGCAGCATTGGCTTGTCCCTGCGTTATCGCACGCCCATCACCATTGCCTGGTCGACCCCCGGCGCGGCGCTGCTGATCACCAGCCTGGGCGGCGTGAGTTACGGCGAAGCGATTGGTGCCTACATCACCTGCGCGGTCCTGGTGACGCTCTGCGGGCTGACCGGCAGCTTCGAAAAACTGGTCAAGCGCATTCCCGCCTCATTGGCGGCGGCACTGCTGGCGGGGATTCTGTTCAAGATCGGCAGCGAGATTTTCGTCGCCGCGCAACATCGCACCGGCCTGGTGCTGGGGATGTTTTTCACCTACCTGCTCATCAAGCGCGTGTCGCCACGTTATGCCGTGCTGGCCGCGTTGGTCATAGGCACGCTGCTGTCGGGCCTGATGGGGCTGCTGGACTTCAGCGGTTTTCATCTGGAAGTGGCAACGCCGGTCTGGACCACCCCGCACTTCTCGCTGGCGGCGACCATCAGCATCGGCATCCCGCTGTTCGTGGTGGCGATGACCTCGCAGAACATGCCCGGCGTCGCCGTATTGCGCGCCGACGGCTACACCGTGCCCGCCTCGCCGTTGATCACCGCAACAGGCCTGGCCTCGCTGGTGCTGGCGCCCTTCGGTTCCCACGGGATCAACCTGGCAGCGATCAGTGCGGCCATCTGCACCGGGCCGCATGCCCATGAAGACCGCAACAAGCGTTATACCGCAGCCGTGTGGTGCGGGGTGTTCTACGGGATTGCCGGGGTATTTGGCGCCACGTTGGCGGCGTTGTTCGCAGCCTTGCCCAAGGAGCTGGTGCTGTCGATTGCGGCCTTGGCGTTGTTTGGCTCGATCATCAATGGCTTGAGCATCGCCATGAATGAGCCGAAGGAACGGGAAGCGGCGCTGATCACCTTTATGGTCACCGCGTCAGGCTTGACGTTGTTTTCCATCGGTTCGGCGTTCTGGGGGATTGTGGCGGGGGTGTTGACGCTGCTGATTCTGAATGGGCGCAAGGCTTGATTGTTTAAGACCGCGCAACGAAAAAGCGACCCGGGAGGGTCGCTTTTTTTATGACATCAGACTGCCGGATTGATCGGCTTTTCTGGATGCCAAGCGTCCAACAGGGCGCTGACTTCAACGCGGGTCAGCTCTGGACGAGCCTTCAGCCACGCTTCAACAGCTGCACGCTGCTCTTCGTTGACCGAACCACGGGTGGCTTTGCAAACCAGACCGAAGTCATCGCCGCCGACGTAGTCCAGGCCGTTGCCGTCCATTGCTTCAGTCAGGAATGCTTCGAGGAAAGCGTCTACCGCTTCATCGTCCAAACCTTCTTTGAAGTCCAGGTTCAGTTCGAAACCCAGCTCTTGAAATTCATCAACGCACAGTTTTTTGCGCAGACGCCGGGAACGGTTAGTCGCCATTGGAACAATCCTCATAAGTAATAACGGGCGGCACTTTAGCAGTTTAAGGCGGCAATTGCCCGACTCTCTGGGACAGGCGGCTATGCGCCAGTTAAAAAAACGCCGATTACCAGCTATCGTTGAGCTACAAGTGGCTCCAGGTTGGGGCATAATGCCGACACTTTCGTGACCAATGAGGGATTTTCTTCCATACCCCTCGCCTTTTTCACCCTCCTCTACCGTAGGGTTTTATTCCTTATGATCAACTCTTTTCGTTCCCATTCTTTACGTTCAATGTTGTTTGCCGGTTTTTTGCTGCCACTGGCCTTTTCCGTTACCGCTGCGCCGATCAATAACACCCTGCCACCCAATGTTCAGCAAGCCCTCCAAAAAGCCAAAATCCCCAATACTTCGCTGTCCCTGGTGATGCTGCCGCTGACCGGCCCCGGCACCCCGACCGTGTTCAACGCCGATGTTTCGGTAAACCCGGCGTCCACCATGAAACTGGTCACCACCTATGCGGCCCTGGAAATGCTCGGCCCCAACCACCAGTGGAAGACCGAGTTCTACACCGACGGCACCCTCAGCGGTGGCGTGTTGCGCGGCAACCTCTACCTTAAGGGCGGTGGCGATCCCAAGCTGAACATGGAAAAACTCTGGCTGCTGATGCGCGACCTGCGCGCCAACGGCGTGCAACAAGTCACCGGCGACCTGGTGCTGGACCGCAGCTTCTTCAACCAGCCGCAATTGCCCGAATTCAATGACGACGGTAACGACGAGAACAAGCCGTTCCTGGTCAAGCCCGACGCCCTGCTGGTCAACCTGAAGGCCCTGCGCTTTGTTACCCGCAATGATTCGGGCCGGGTGATCGTGTCGGTCGAGCCGCCGATTGCCAGCATCCGTATCGACAATCAGGTCAAGGTGTCCAACGCCAAGCAATGCACCGGCGATGTGCGCTACAGCCCCGTAACTGCCGCCGATGGCAGCGTCACCGTGACCGTCAGTGGCCAGTTGGGCGATGGTTGCAGCTCGCAGACTTACCTGTCGCTGCTCGACCATGCCACTTACACCGCCGGCGCCGTGCGCGCGATCTGGCAGGAGTTGGGCGGCACCATCCAGGGCCGTGATATCCAGGCGCCGGTCCCCAAGGACGCCAAGGTGCTGGCCCGTGCATTTTCGCCGGACCTGGCGGAAATCATTCGCGACATCAACAAATACAGTAACAACACCATGGCCCAGCAGTTATTCCTGAGCCTCGGCGCGCAGTTCCGAAACGATGCCGATGGCGATGATGCCAAGGCCGCACAACGCGTAGTGCGTCAGTGGCTGGCGAAGAAAGGCATCACCGCACCGCACCTGGTGATGGAAAACGGTTCCGGCCTGTCCCGCGCCGAACGGGTCAGCGCCCGCGAGATGGCCGCCATGCTGCAAGCCGCCTGGAAAGGGCCGTATGCGGCGGAATACATCAGCTCGCTGCCGATTGCCGGCACCGACGGCACCATGCGTAAACGCCTGAAAACCACCGCCCTGCGCGGCGAGGCCCACGTCAAGACCGGCACCCTGAACACGGTGCGCGCCATCGCCGGGTTCAGCCGCGATAACAACGGCAATAGCTGGGTGGTGGTGGCGATCCTCAACGACTCGAAGCCTTGGGGTGCTTCGTCGGTGCTGGATCAGGTGCTGCTGGATTTGTATCGCCAGCCTAAGCTGACGGCGGCGGCGCCGGTACTCTAAAGGCAACACAGATCAAGTGTGGGCGCTGGCTTGCCTGCGATAGCGGTGTATCAGTATCAGATGCATCGACTGACACTCTGTAATCGCAGGCAAGCCAGCCTCCCACCTTCAGGCACGCAAGCGCTCGGCTTCCACCCGGTCGCGCCCCGCCTGCTTGGCCACATACACCGCCGAATCCGCGCGCAGCAGCAGCTCATCTACGCCTTCATCGACCCGCCAACTGGCCACCCCGAAACTGGCGGTCACGACCCCCACGGGGTCCATCGACGTAGTGCGCAGTGACTGCCACAACTCCATCGCCAGGCTGTAAGCCTGATCACAATGGGTGTGCGGGCACAGCACCACGAACTCTTCGCCACCCAGGCGACAGAACACGTCCGTGCGACGCAGGCGCTGGCTGATGCGCTTGCACACTTCCTGCAGGGCACCATCCCCCACCGCATGCCCATGCTGGTCGTTGATCCGCTTGAAGTGATCGATATCGAACATGATCAACGACAGCGCCCCTGCAGTGCGGTTGAGCCTGAGCATCTCGGCCTGCAGGCGATCCTGAAAATAGCGTCGGTTATAAATCCCCGTCAGCGAGTCGGTAATGGATAACGCGCGCAGTTCCTCCTCTACCCGCTTGAGATCGGAAATGTCCGAAACGTAGCCGTGCCACAAGGTGCCGCCGCCGGGTAACTCCTCCGGCGTGGCTTCGCCGCGAATCCAGCGCAGACCCCGTTGCGGCAATACCACGCGATACTCTTCGCGCCAATGGCTCAACTGCAACGCCGACAGCCGCATCGAGAGTCGTACCCGCTCTACGTCCAGAGGGTGGATACGTTCAAAAACCTTAGTCGCGTTGTGCTGCAAGACGCCGGGTTCGATTTCATAGATATCGCGCATGCCATCGCTGGCGTAGATAAAGCGCCCGTTTCCCTGGGGGTCCAGGGTGAACTGGAAGATTCCGCCGGGCACGTGGGCACTGAGTTTTTTCAGTAAGCGGTCACGCGCGGCCAGCGCTTCGTAGGCGCGCTTCTGCTCGGTGACATCCAGGTATATCGCCAAGTGCCCGACCCACAGGCCATAGTCATCCAGTAATACAGTGGTCAGCATATTCACCGTCAAATGGCTGCCATCCTGGCGCAACAGTGTCCATTCCCGCGCCTCGAGCAGGTTGTCCGGACTTTCCACCAGCATCGCCTGACTCGGCGCAATACGCTTGCCCAAGGCCACACTTAAACTGGCGGCGCGGGTTTCGAGCTCCAGGGTCAGGTGCAGGCTCTCAAGCGTCAGCCGCCCCACAACTTCGTCGGCCTTGAACCCAAGCATCTGCTCGGCACCGGCATTGAACGTGTTGATCACGCCTCTGAGGTCAGTGGCAATGATCGCAACCTGGGTGGCGGCATTGAGCACGCTGCGCAATTGCCCATGCGCCCCACGCAACTCCAGCTCACGCAGGCGCAACTGTTCTGTGCGTTGCTCCACCAGTTCCAGCGCGCGTTGGCGCTGGCTGACCAGCACATACAACAAAGCACTCAGCAGCAGGCTGAGGAGCACGCCCATGGTCAGGATCGTGCTCTTCGAAGAATGGTTAGCCTGGTCGAAGACCTGGCTGGCGCGAATACTCAGGGCGTACACATGGTCGCCAAGGGTCAGACGGCGCGCGGCAATCAGATCACTCTCGCCTACTGCATTGCTGGACGCGTACAGCACGCGCTGTTGAGTGTCGGAGGTGTCGATGATCTGCATCACCAGGTTGTCCCGCTTCGGCTTGGGCAACCCATCGGCGACCAGCTGGCGCATGCTGATCACCGCCATCACAAAACCGAAAGGCTCTGCGCCAACGGGCTTGCTGACGGGCGCCACCAGCAACACACCGGCAGCATAAGCCGGCTCCACGCCCACCAGTTGCATGGGTTGAGACACCGCCGGCTTGCCGCTTTTTTGCGCACGCTCAAGCGCCGAGCGACGCAGCGGCTGGGCCAACAGGTCAAAACCCAAGGGTGAGCCCAGCAGGCTTTGAGTCTGGCTGTACAGCACCGGCACGTATTCATCGCGCTCCGCGGCAGGCGCCAGCTCACCCGACGCATTCAATTCACGGATCGCGAAGGGCACGCCTCGCTGGCGGGAAATTTCCTGCTCAAACGAGCTGCGCTGATCGCGCGATATCCATGGCGCCCAGGCATAGGCGCGGGCGCGCAACAACAAGGGTTGGGCGAAACCATCAAACTCGGCGCGGGAAACACCACTGGAATTGACGAAGAAACGTTGCAGGCTTGCCAAGCGTTGCTCCTGGTCTTCAAAACGTTCCTGAAGGCGGGCGTAGCGCTCATTGACCAGCAACTGGAAACGCTGGCGAACCTGCTGCTGATAAAGGTCGGCAGCCCCCCAGGCAACGATGATCGTCAGCGTGCAACCTGCCAGTAATACCGCCAATGCCACCAGCCAAGCCGACGCCTGCTCACTGATAAAGCCTAGGATTTTCGGGCGAACAGCTTGTAACGTCATAGGCAACACTCACAACGCCAGCGTGCGGGGGTGTCACTTTGGCTAGGCGTTAAGTTATAGCCATGAGGCCGGTATTTGACCAGCGCAAAAAAGCCGCAAGCCCGGTTTAATCCAGGCTTGCGGCTTTTTGGTGCAACGTGATGCGTCGTGGTGCAGCGATCAGCGCGCGGTGATTTTCCATGCACGGTGGATCTTCGCATTACGCGCGAAATCCGGGTCGAGGGTCTTGTCGCTGATTTCCTCTACGGCATAGCGTTCACTGAGGTTGTCCTCAAGCACGAACTTGCGGAAGTTGTTCGAGAAGTACAGGACGCCACCCGGTGCCAGGCGGGCCATGGCCAGGTCGAGCAACTGCACGTGGTCGCGCTGCACGTCGAAGATGCCTTCCATGCGTTTGGAGTTGGAGAAGGTCGGCGGGTCGATGAAGATCAGGTCGAACTCATCGCGGCTGGCTTCCAGCCACGCCATCACGTCACCCTGCTCCAGACGGTTCTTGTCGGAAAAACCGTTGAGCGAGAAGTTGCGACGCGCCCAGTCCAGGTAGGTTTTGGACAAGTCCACGCTGGTGGTGCTGCGCGCACCGCCCTTAGCTGCGTGCACACTGGCGGTGGCGGTGTAGCAATACAGGTTGAGGAAACGCTTGCCGGCCGCTTCCTTCTCGATGCGCATGCGCATTGGGCGGTGGTCGAGGAACAGACCGGTGTCCAGGTAGTCGGTGAGGTTGACCAGCAGCTTCACGCCGCCTTCGCTGACCTCGGTGAACTTGCCCTGGGCACTCTGGCGCTCGTACTGCTTGGTACCGCTCTGACGCTCGCGACGCTTGACCACGACGCGGCTCTTGTCGACGTTCAGCGCCTGGGGAATGGCCGCCAGCGCATCGAACATGCGTGCGGAGGCTTTTTCCGGGTCGATGGACTTCGGCGCAGCGTATTCCTGGACGTGAACCCAATCGTGGTACAGGTCGATGGCCATGGAGTATTCCGGCATGTCGGCGTCGTACACACGGTAGCAATCCACCCCTTCACGCTTGGCCCACTTGCCCAGCAGCTTGAGGTTCTTCTGCAAGCGATTGGCGAACATCTGCCCGCCTTCGCTCAGGCGCGCCTGCTCGACCACCGGAGCCGGTGCTGGCTTGATCGGGTTACCGTTCTTGTTGTACTGGCGCTCTTGCGGCTCGGTCGGGGCTTGATCGTAAGCGGCTTGCTCACGCTCGGCCTGACGCTGTTCCGGGGTACGGCGCTCGCCGGTGACGAACTGGTCCGGGTTGACCTTGATCAGCAGCAATTTGCACGGCAACGCGCCGTTCCAGAACGAATACTGTTTGTGGCTGCGAATGCCCATGCGCTTGCCAAGGTCCGGCGCGCCGGTGAACACCGCCGCTTCCCAACCCATACACGCCTGGCGCAGACGCTCGCCAAGGTTCTGGTAGAGGTACAACAGGCTGGCTTCGTCACCCAGGCGCTCGCCGTAGGGTGGGTTGCAGATCACCAGGCCTTTCTGGTTCTGGTCCGGGCGCGGCTCGAAGGTGCCGACTTCGCCCTGGTACACCTTGATCCAGTGGCTCAAGCCTGCGCGTTCGATGTTGTTGCGGGCTGGCTGGATCAGACGCGGGTCAGCTTCGTAACCACGGACCCACAGCGGCGGTTTGTTCATGCCGATGGCGGCACGCTCACTGGCTTCGGCGTGCAGTTTCTTCCACAGCGCCGGGACGTGACCGAGCCAGGTGGTGAAACCCCACAGTTCGCGGTTGAGGTTGGGTGCCA is a window of Pseudomonas antarctica DNA encoding:
- the rlmKL gene encoding bifunctional 23S rRNA (guanine(2069)-N(7))-methyltransferase RlmK/23S rRNA (guanine(2445)-N(2))-methyltransferase RlmL — encoded protein: MSDRFELFLTCPKGLEGLLIEEAVGLGLEEAREHTSAVRGMADMETAYRLCLWSRLANRVLLVLKRFPMKDAEDLYHGVLDIEWADHMVSDGTLAVEFSGHGSGIDNTHFGALKVKDAIVDKLRTPTGERPSIDKINPDLRIHLRLDRGEAILSLDLSGHSLHQRGYRLQQGAAPLKENLAAAILIRAGWPRIAAEGGALTDPMCGVGTFLVEGAMIAADMAPNLNRELWGFTTWLGHVPALWKKLHAEASERAAIGMNKPPLWVRGYEADPRLIQPARNNIERAGLSHWIKVYQGEVGTFEPRPDQNQKGLVICNPPYGERLGDEASLLYLYQNLGERLRQACMGWEAAVFTGAPDLGKRMGIRSHKQYSFWNGALPCKLLLIKVNPDQFVTGERRTPEQRQAEREQAAYDQAPTEPQERQYNKNGNPIKPAPAPVVEQARLSEGGQMFANRLQKNLKLLGKWAKREGVDCYRVYDADMPEYSMAIDLYHDWVHVQEYAAPKSIDPEKASARMFDALAAIPQALNVDKSRVVVKRRERQSGTKQYERQSAQGKFTEVSEGGVKLLVNLTDYLDTGLFLDHRPMRMRIEKEAAGKRFLNLYCYTATASVHAAKGGARSTTSVDLSKTYLDWARRNFSLNGFSDKNRLEQGDVMAWLEASRDEFDLIFIDPPTFSNSKRMEGIFDVQRDHVQLLDLAMARLAPGGVLYFSNNFRKFVLEDNLSERYAVEEISDKTLDPDFARNAKIHRAWKITAR